In one Alnus glutinosa chromosome 14, dhAlnGlut1.1, whole genome shotgun sequence genomic region, the following are encoded:
- the LOC133856732 gene encoding uncharacterized protein LOC133856732, whose protein sequence is MHLASVISVLEDPHGIKAVIKSRRLIKGKMGVAVAIFFTVAACFVGVELLFENFVVASSSVSGRNMGISIPVGILCLFLLCTVFLFGLVVQTVVYFVCKSYHHENIDKSSLADHLEVYLGEYVPLKARDVQLGEVHV, encoded by the coding sequence atgcATCTGGCAAGCGTTATATCGGTGTTAGAGGATCCGCACGGGATTAAAGCCGTGATCAAGAGCAGGAGGTTGATAAAGGGCAAGATGGGTGTTGCGGTGGCCATCTTCTTCACGGTTGCTGCTTGTTTCGTAGGAGTTGAGCTGCTGTTTGAGAATTTTGTTGTGGCGAGCAGTAGTGTGAGTGGACGGAATATGGGAATTAGCATCCCAGTCGGAATTCTTTGCCTCTTCTTGCTATGCACGGTGTTTCTCTTTGGTCTAGTTGTCCAGACTGTTGTCTACTTCGTCTGTAAATCATATCACCATGAGAATATCGACAAGTCCTCGTTGGCGGATCATCTGGAGGTTTATCTTGGGGAGTATGTTCCTCTCAAGGCCAGGGATGTCCAATTAGGTGaagttcatgtctag